The Elaeis guineensis isolate ETL-2024a chromosome 12, EG11, whole genome shotgun sequence sequence GCCGACACCATAAGTCACTGCAAAGAAGGCGCTCAGATAGAGTGGGCCTTCCTTCTCGTAGGCCTCGACGTCGAGGTGGAAGTCAGAGTCTATAATGCTGGAGATGTTGTAGCTCTGGCCAGTGGAGGTGAAGAGGCCGTCGGAGAAAATGGGGAAGGTCTTGGCCTTGTAGAGGTTTAGCCAGTAGGCAGTGGGGGTGATGACATACATAATGATGACAAAGCCGGCGGCGACGTTGGCGGTGGCGAACCAGGGGCTGGCCAGGGGGCTGCCGAGGTAGGAGGAGATGGTGGACCAGTCGAGGCCGATGGCGCCGATGCCGAGGCCGTAGAGGCCGGAGCCGAGCTGCTGGGCAAGGACGGAGCCAGGGAAGATCCAGCAGATCCAAGAGAGGGAGGTGAGCATGGAGAAGAGGTAGCCCGGGAACACGTAGTAGGCAAAGCTACAGACGAAGGCTACCATGAAGAACTGGTTACGTGTCAGCCCATGCTTTGGCCGCACTTCCTTCTCGTGGAGTGCCCTGTACAAAAAGTTCAATAGAATTGCAGTTAGCcagaaatttatatatatatatatatatatatatatatatatatatatatatatatatatatagataatgtatgtatgtgtgtacgcATGTAATAAgtctaaaaatcagatttgagaTTCCTGTGAGTTGATTTTTCTGCAAAGATATCAATACACAGCATCCTCACCCTTTGTTATGTTGGCCTATGTAAGGCGATATATTCAGATGTATCATTGATGCTATATAAGTTTCTGGCGGTCCTTCTAAAcataacagttttttttttttttttgatttgctaCATCATCTGATACTTTAATTTGTAATTGTTATAtgttgattaaagatctaattaattttttttaaaaaaaaaaaattgtccagCTTTCAGCATATATGATACTAAACTTCAATTCATCAACTATAGGCTACTTACCTAAACAGTTGATTTATTATCCTTTAAATCAGTGCTTAAAATCATGGAAACTCATTTACTTGGATCTCTAATGATCCAAAAGATTGGAGACTTGGATGAGTTAACATGCcaatcataataaaaataattaaaataatgtaTAACACAATATCTAAgacataaatatataataaaacaaatacatatatataataaagtgtgtgtgtgtaaaattataattataaaaataaaatataaaatataatattaaattaatctaatgtaattaaattataaataaaataatgattataTAAATTTCGTTGCATCCAATATAAATTGAACATTgttcgtaaaaaaaaaaaatcaaaaatttgactAAGTTGGAGCACCGATCTGTTCAAAAGGCTTAATTGAGTAATTGAGCATGATCACAAAGttttttattgaattatttaGGCGACATGCAATCCAACAAGTAATCCAACTAAGAATTGTACTAATCCGGTCTAGTTGAATCGATCCTTCGGTCGAATCATGGAGTTTTTAGATAGTGCTTTCAAGTTTTGCAAAAGCAAACCATCCAAATCAATCCACACTGCTAGTTTTAGTCTACATATCTTAAAAGGTATACAAAATAACTTTGAATCTCAGATTAAGATAATGTTTAATAATAAAACAATAAAACATTCAAAATTTCATTAATATAGAGACACTTGAATATTATAGATCACAATAAATGATGTATATTGTCAATTTTGATGTCCTGTTTCATATCTTGCCTATAGGGCATAACTAATTTGGTGACATCTAGGTATATAAGTTTGTTTCCTTTCACTATTTGTCCCTAAAGTTTGCAATTTAAGAGCAATCAGTAGGGCTGCCTCTTGGGTGGTTGAGGCTAGTTAAGACTAATCCAAGTCCAACCTGATTGAATTGGTAACCCAAAGACAATAATAATCCAGGCACCGAAACCTCAGCTTTAAAATTGTAACCTAAATACAAGCAGAGACCACATTGTTTCATGTATGTTTAGGTTGGATTATGTTGTGAGTAGATATTGAATATAAGAAATTTTTGATGGGTTAACATGGGAAGGGTTTACCCAAGCTCTAAATCCTAATATGACGCTACTCGTGATCAAGTTAATATTTTTGACCTAAGTCCAATCAAACCCAATTTATTGGTTGTATTATTTCACCTTCAAGTCAACTGAACCGTCCAGCCTATGCATGATCGATTTGGATTAGCTAATTCATTCTAGAAACCATAAATGAAAAAGATAAACTGAATTCAAGTCATtaaaacaatatatatatatatatatatatatatatatatatatatatatatatatatatatatatatatatatatatatatatatatatatatatatatatatatattacttttGTTTTCTCAAAAATTCATCTACTTTAATTTACTTAAAAATTCTAGCAATTAAGATTACATGGCGGACTTCTAGTTGGACTAGTTGGTCAAATAAGGACCGTCCTAAGCTCAATCCTTGTCCATTCTAATTTTACAATTAATTGATTGCATGGACTCAAACCCAAACCACCTATAACAGGTGTTCTCCTAAACTAATTGCTTGCTTGTTTTCTGAAACATGCAAAAGCTCAATCAAAAGAATCATTACATCTCTGTACcctgatttgaatcatatgattCAATGACAATTAACCTTTGATTAGATTGATTCTGACACTATGTAAGCTAACCGTGACTCCGAAGGGGTTTAGAATGGAATTAAGTAAGGGTTTAGGGTTCATCGGTTGTGCCATTCACACCTTTCTTTCACTCTCAAATATTATATGCGGACTTAGGCTCTTTAAAAACATATAATATTGCATCCTAGTATAAATCATCACAAAGGAGCAGCTAGGGCTGTCAATTGGCTGGATCTAAGATTAattaacattttttttattactttGGCACGTCACAAATCAAATCTAGCCCATTCTTCACAAATTTAAAAGGAGTCCAACCCTAATGTTTTTGGGGTCAACTTGCCAAAGTTCAGAGGCAGTCAATTCTACAAGCCAAGTATGGGCGCATCCCAGAGTGTTATACAGTATTTTTGATGATCGTTCTCAAAAAATTGAcgatcatcaaataaaatatattatataatatatataatttattttatttgataattgCCTATTTTTTGATGGTCACCCATGTTGTACGGTATTTTGTGGTGCAAATGGCGCATCGCCAAGCAGCAAAGATCACGAGCGTTTTTCACGTAGGCATCTTTTCTTACTACGAGAAGTACAACTTCAGtgtttccctctcttccttccagtgcccccactgaTAATTAAATGGCCCAACCAACACTACGTCCAACACTACGTCCACATGTTATTTGGCAGGCGTGAGCTGTCACAAACCGCTATTACAAAGATATAAGCTAAGATTGGGTAAAATAATTACTTAAGCTAAGACTTGCACTATAACATCAAGCGCATATGGAGACTCGTTAAACTTTTGTTCCCAGGTTGGTCACTTGGGCCGAGCACATTGAGTTGGTCAATGCTTAAACAACCAAACAGATGAATCTTAGTTTataatttgtttaaattttttaatgctcTTGATgctaggatttgacgtctcgagattcagtccatattgagcccacagtgaggttcgcggtgaaaaacggagtccaacgagaccaagatcattccaaatggagctcggacggagaagatacgagcttttgaaatcggcacgagatccgaggcgacggaggaccgccggtgGCCAGCGGCAGCGGCATGCTGCCCAGGTGGGGCCAACGTGCGGGATGTGCGACCCAAGCACGCGGCCCGATGGGAGAGCGGTCCAGTCGggtgcgcggcccagccgggcacgCGGCCCAACCCGTGCGCGAGCCCTCACGCGCGGGTCGACCCAGGCCCAGGTGCCTTGCCTGGGCCCTGTAccccagtccaccgtggaccgagcggtccacgggtggacctgtggaccgcgtgggtgttttCCACACGTTTTTCGTGGTCCAAGGTACTATTTCATagatcggagcgcgatcggagggcccagggacgtcccgatcttgatccgacggtgtGGGACTTGacttgggttgattaaggactcctaaatctaatctaagtcATATTTAACccttttaaaagggcctgtgatgCAGAGAAAAATAGTGGTTTGGTTTTTTCTGCTGTGGACGCCGTATGGAatcgaggaagagaaggaagtgcgcgttgctgagagaggagcaggagactcctggacagcggacgccaggcacttcaggagttcaggggaTCTTCCAAGAGGGAAAGAGCTTTTGAAAGgagaacttctagagagagaaaattgggtgtacaagggttgagggtaagGTCATcttttgtaaaattttctctttcatagtgaagtttgcatgccccgtagaggcgagcTTTTTTGtgactgatctacgtattttgattgttttattttgtttcttctatcttcctgctgtatcgtgtggtactgaaaagatcttggaaggtggtgttctAGTCAGACATCTATCCAATACTtggattgatattattttaaaaatttaaaaaattaatcatgAAGAGTATAATATATATAGCAAATGCGGAGTTCATTGTGTCAATAGATTTATAACACGCAAAGAAATTAGTAGATGTAATTCAATTAAATAAACCTAAGATTACTTGTTACTTTGTACGAGTACCATGGTATCAAACGTAAGgaattttttaagaataatgatAAAGCAAAAACATTTCTTGTAGAGTTAGTAATAATTAATCATAAGTAGATGTTAGGAGCTATAGATGGGTTGGGATGGAAGCTCTTGAAGGCAAAAACTTCACAGagctaatcttttttttttttttttgaaaagaattgatcatttttttagcatcgttcatgtttgaaaaatatttataattcaaatttataaaatatagatTCTTGCAGCAAAAGCTTGGTTATTTGAAAGTTGGAGATTCTCCTTTACGCATGAAGCGCATGCTCACCGTACAAAGGCCTTAAATGAATCTGCATGGGATAAAATAAGAAAGGACAACTCATGTCAACTACTGCCttgtcaataaaaaaataaataagtgacACCATACTTCTTGGAATATATTTAGGCACAAGTAGGCAGTTGTTATATACCCATTTTCTTACAAAGAACAATGTTTTTTAGTTGGTACAGGGGCATTTAGGACATTTGATTCAAGCATTTTGACGAGCCAATGTAGGAATTAAAATCAAATTGCCTCTTTGCAACATTTTGAGCACGCATTGTAGAAgcaaaattgatgaaaaaaagttaAAAGAGCTCTAATTCAACAATGGGTTGAGGTTGGATTttttatgtcaaaaaaataatcgATCTTTTTTCATAATGTTGATCATTGAATTATGCATCAaaagagatttcaaataattctatCATCGGTTGTATAGGTCTTAaagtaataattataaaatttaacagTGAATTTATGAGGAGGAGgataaattcttctttttcaCACGAAAGATACATCTCCAACTTTTTACAGTAATTTCTTATGTTGAAATATTTGTGTTATTATATGAATTAATCCAAAGgtgaaaatatgattttttctaaaataaaaaaaaatagtaaccTCCTATATTATTGAATTTCTTGATGATACAAAATATCCCtatactaaaataaaaaaaataaagacctcatcatttttttaattattatatttatattacctATTTGGGATGgttcatacaaaaaattattggattattttatcatatatatcttggatcattcaataaaaaataatcatattatttaatatcaaattttttttattttaaagtttATTGGAATCTTTGAATAGGGAATAGGGTGAATTTAAttacaaattaataatttttaccatctttaataaaaatattttttaataatatattaattttttattagatgaCTCTCGATACATGTGGTAGGATGGCTCTAATCATTAATTTCCCGGTCCCTACGGTTTATAGGATCCAATgtccttagtaaaaaattttgaaaaggaaaATAAGTTCATTTTAACTACAAATttgaatagaaaaaatttatttttttaaataatataatattttttatcagatgGTCCTGGATGTATGTGGTGGGATGGCTCTAATCATTAATTTCTCGGTCCCTACGGTTTTTGGGATCCTGTGTCGTCAGGGAGCACATCCCTCATCACACGCCATCCATCCCTTTCCTTGAAAAGACCTCCAGGATCCATGCACTGCGGCCCCACTTAAAAGGAATCATCACTGCCAGCTAATATCATAATATCAAATCTAACCGTCGCTAAGCCATCAGACGTGTCCAACCAACCAACAGAGAACAGAAGAACACGAAACAAACGAAACACGCGGCCCAGAATGATAAACGAGAGAAACGCTGGCTTATCCCTTTACCTGAACAGCGATACCTGCACCAGGTTGTAAGGCCACCACATCGCCGCCGGCTCCACCAGATGTTGCCGGAATATTCCCGCCCACCCAAACCCCAGTACCTATTCCGAACAACCTCatcaatactttttttttttgaataaaaaaatatatattatgtaatcaaaataaaattacaaaaagaaagaaaaaaaaaatcaaggagatCATCACCTGGGTGGTGAGGACGACGAGGAGGGAGACGAAGAAGGTGATGTGCTGGCGGTAGAAGATCTTGACGGCGGTGACGACGTGGATGGCGTAGACGCTGCCGGCGCCGGAGTTGGCGAAGATGGTGATCAAGACATGCTCCTTCATATTGAACGGCCCAGGATTGAGGGTGAACTCCCACCTCCTCCCCTTGAAGAAAACCCGGTCGGTTATCGTCCGAGCCATGAGGTGGCCCAGCGGCACCACCGCGATCTGGGCCGAGATGGAGGTGATCGAGAGCGGCTCCTTTCGGTACCAGAAGAACTGGTTCAAGAAGGACAGAAGCGCGCAGGAAACCGTGCCGAGTACCCACATGCGGAACGTCAGCACCGGAACGGAGGGGTCGTCGCCCACCGGCACGGTGAGAGCCACCTGCTCGATCGGAgaattctcctcctcctcctccctcctgGCATCGTCAGCTGCCGCCGGCGGGGTTGATGACGATGTTGTCGAGGCTGAGGGCTCGGCATGAACTGCTCGAAGGGAAGGAGGAGGTTAGAGGGTGATGATGAAAAGAGATGAGTGGGAGGAGGAGGGAAGGGATTAGTGTTGTTGATGGGCTTACGGAGAGGGGTGGTGATTTCTTtctgcttctcttcttcttcttcttcctggcGAGGGGAATCCATGTTGCCGAATCTGTTCTTGtgattcttagacaccaaccagccTTTTTTTGTGAGGGTGGATTCTATTTGGAGTTGTGGAACGTTAGGTAGGTagtaaagagaggaagagagagaagggaaggtAGGGACGAGGCTCCTGTCTTTTTTTAACTGGtttctttttctatcattatCGGTAATTCCTTCCTATGGTGTGTAAACAGGGAAGATGGAAGCGTGTGAGGAGGCACTGCAGAATCTTGACTGTGGAAATTAATTTGTCATGACCTGGCAGTAGATTCCCTACAATCCATATTGTAGGAGGGtatattgaaaatttttgatgcacaaaatttgaaatgattttttttttttaaaaaaaaacagaaCATCAATATCCATGATGATTGAATGTCGGACAACCGAATAGCTCATAAAATTTCATGATCCATTTCTAATTGCagtttttttttaattgcatgtaattAATTTAGTGGGGTTcagggttgtatctttcatgtgAAAAAATGGTTCACCTTCCATGACATCCACCGTTGGATCGCACAATATCTACTTTAAGATTTGTGAGcatagatggatgaaaatttttttttgagtattttgagatctatgtaaGATGTGATCTAGTAGATGATGCCGTAGAAAaagatcaataatttttttgcatagaaGATACCATCTGAACTTGGTTAAGTTAATGGGTGTTACATTGGGCACATGCTCAAATACTAATAAATGCTTATAACATCTTCTTAATTCTATTTTAAAAACATCATAAGTGTTCTTTTTTTTCCCGAAATTTGATAACCTTTAATATATATTTCCTCATTTCCTTAATTCTAGGTGTACCATAAAAGGTACATGATTATGCCCGCGACATGGCCGGATCATTTGATTGTTGGGAGTAATTGCAAATTGTATCATGATAATTGCATCTGGGGATGCATGTTACCTACTGGTGATCTTTTTAACTTTTGTTTAAGTGTATATGGATTTTTGTTCTCTGTTAAATAACTATTATTACAAAATATTGGTCACAAGTGGGCAACTAATTATAGTTGTGCTAAATTTTAATAGTTAAAATTGCTTGCAAGATTAGTAGGACCGGCATTAAATTCGTTAATTGTGCAATTAAAGTCCTGAGGAGTTTTGTGGGATCCAAATACTAATATCTTAAAGGCTATTAAGTATAGATAAGGATGAGTGgaaaaaatcatacttttctaCATTGATTATTGgttatctctttcttttttaaaattatacaaataTCACCGGTCATCACCTAAGAGCCatctatttatatatttatgtttTGGTGtagagaatttactttctatactTAATTCATGGCCAACGAAGCACATCATATCTCACACGCTAAACACTGGATTCTGCCGACGCTGGCAGTTTGCAAGAGAGGAAATCTGCCATGAACAAGTAGTTGTTCTGTCAGTCATGTTCCCAAGTCCTAATGCCAGTTCTCTTTTCCTAATTTTACGTGGCCTGTTATATTAAACATGCGAGAAAAGGAAGTTTGCTTAACTTTTGTTGGTATCCTGgaaatattatttgaagtttgGCTTCTACTATTATTCTTTCTTAGGATCTGTTTGGATGCCTGAACTAAAAATTCTATAGGCTTCGTGGATTGGGCCACTACAACCAGCAAGATTAAGGAATTAccaattggattaggtctatattCATAAATATCCAGAAATAGTTTTGGAGTAGGCTAGTTTAAatctcattagaaaaaaaaacctAGTAAGATATCCTTTTATTGCCAGAGAGATTTTACTACTCATTATAAAAGATATGCAAGTGGTGACAATCGAAGATGGAAATGCTCAACAACAAGATCTCATAATCTGGGGCAAGATGGATGATGACTAGTGGCGTCTTTTGATGCAAAAGGATTAGCTTAACAAAGAAAGGGGATGTGCATGACCCCTGTATTCTAGCCAATCTTCGTAATAGATATGATCATTTAATTCAGAGGATTGAGGCAGGAGAGAAGGGAGAGGTTCTGTCCCTTATTTTATTAAAggagatactatttttatctgaATGAAAAGGATACAAAATAATGGAGGAGCTAGATTCTTAGAAGACTTGAGTCCAGAAAATTGTTATGAACAAGTAATATAGCATCTAGTTAATGAGGTAGTCATGTGGGCGTCATATGCAGATATCCAAAATTCCAAATGGTGAATGGTTTCAAGGTCACATGAACAAAGCAAATCACATGGATTCTTGCCCTCTTCCGTTGCTTATCCATGATGACTTTTCTTTGATCACCTCTATTTTGTTTTCTTGTCCTTAAActttctaataaaaaaaatatttcttcttcTATAGGTACATCCTTTGGAGTTAGAatacaaaaatatttaaaaattgaacAAAAAAATAAGCTAAAAAAACTTTAGTGTAATTTATCGTGAAGTAGATTGGTTATATTTGTTGGGAATACACAATATAATTCGTTTCCCACGAGAGCTGATTATAATCCAATTGAACTAAccatcaaaatttattataaaattaatattaaattaaattaaaaactcaCAAACTGGAGATATATAGCGTACTATCCTAAGATGATTCTTGACCCTCGTGCGGACCTGATCAAACTCGAAAACTCTACCCCAAGATACAATCGATGACTTCTTCTGTAGGCATGACCGTAAAAAGGATGACAAAGCTTTAATCCAGCAGATGAAAGAACTAAATTAAAATAGATCAAGAAAAGTTTGGAAGAAGAGGGTTTAAGATAGAAAAGAATAAGTAGATCTTAGATTAGGAATGGAGAGAGCAATTATTTTTCTTGTATATTCAAATCTCCTACCAAGGGCCCAATTTATAGGGCCAATGACTAGTTGTTTGGGCTAATCCAACATTAAAAATACACTAAACATGTATTTAACTAGCTAACGGTATAAAACCAATGGATAAAAAAACCAATAGATAAAAAAATCAACACGCAAAAAAGTaacattaaaat is a genomic window containing:
- the LOC105054623 gene encoding oligopeptide transporter 7, whose protein sequence is MDSPRQEEEEEEKQKEITTPLLHAEPSASTTSSSTPPAAADDARREEEEENSPIEQVALTVPVGDDPSVPVLTFRMWVLGTVSCALLSFLNQFFWYRKEPLSITSISAQIAVVPLGHLMARTITDRVFFKGRRWEFTLNPGPFNMKEHVLITIFANSGAGSVYAIHVVTAVKIFYRQHITFFVSLLVVLTTQVLGFGWAGIFRQHLVEPAAMWWPYNLVQVSLFRALHEKEVRPKHGLTRNQFFMVAFVCSFAYYVFPGYLFSMLTSLSWICWIFPGSVLAQQLGSGLYGLGIGAIGLDWSTISSYLGSPLASPWFATANVAAGFVIIMYVITPTAYWLNLYKAKTFPIFSDGLFTSTGQSYNISSIIDSDFHLDVEAYEKEGPLYLSAFFAVTYGVGFASLTATVSHVLLFHGREIWQMSKSAFQEKKIDVHTKLMRQYKQVPQWWFICILVANVALTIFACEYYIDQLQLPWWGVLLACGIAIFFTLPIGIITATTNQTPGLNIITEYIMGYLYPGRPVANMCFKVYGYISMTQALTFLQDFKLGHYMKIPPRTMFMAQVVGTLIAAIVYLGTAWWLMDTIPNICNTELLSSDSPWTCPSDHVFYDASVIWGLIGPRRIFGDLGTYSAINWFFLAGAIAPLLVWLAHKAFPNQKWISLINMPVLIGATGMMPPATAVNYTTWITVGFLSGFVVYRYRRDWWQRHNYVLSGALDAGLAFMAVLLYLCLGLEDVSLNWWGNDLDGCALASCPTAKGVVVDGCPVF